The genomic interval AGGATGACCGATGGCCGCCGCGCCGCCGACCATACTGCATGTCTTCAGGAAGTCTCTCCGCTTGATCTTCAGCATATGATTTTGCCTCCTTTAGCCGCTGGGAGCGCACGCTCTGGCGTGCCAGCCTTCGGCGCAGGCGCAGCCTGACGCTCCAACGACGGCACGCGCGCTCGATCCGGTTGCCCGTGCGCTCCCAGTGCGTGTTTAGGCTGCTTATTGTTCAATCGGGTAGCCTGCTGCTCGCCAGGCGTCCATGCCGCCCACCATGCTCGTAACGTTCACATACCCAAATTGCCGGAGCAGCGCAAAACCCATCACGCTCCGGTGACCTGCCTTGCAGTAGACGACAATGATGGTCTCAGGATCGGCGGGCAGTTCGCGGAGCCGTGACGGCAACTGATCTAGCGGAATGTTCACCGCGCCGGGAATCCGCCCAGTCGCAAACTCGGCCGGTGTGCGCACATCGAGTGCCAGGAACGGCACATTGCCCAACAGCATCGCGTTGGTTTCCGCAATCGTGATCGAGCCCCACCTGACCGGCTTGACCTGCGTGAGCATATCATCCCACAGCGTGAGGAACTGCTTGTCACAGGGCGGCAAAACCCGCGTCTGTGGCTGAGGAGGCGTCACGGTCACGGGCGTCGTGTCGGTGGGGAATCGAGCTGCTTTCCAAGCATCAATGCCGCCGACCATGCCTCTAACGTTCACATAGCCCCATTGGCGAATGAGCGAAAAGCCAAGCGCGCCACGATGCCCCACCTTGCAATAGACCACAATGGGCGCCTCGCGATCGGCTGGCAGCTCATGCAGTCGTGCGGGCAATTGATCAATGGGGATGTTCACCGCTCCGGCGATCCGCTCGGCTTGAAATTCCGCCGTGGTGCGCACATCAAGCAAGAAGAAGGGCACGCCCGCTACTATCATGGCATTGACCTCTGACGGACTAATCGAGCCCCAGCGGACGGGCACAAGCTGCGTAAGCGTCTCATCCCACAACGAGATGAACTGCTTCTGAAACGGTGCGATATTCTGCGATTGCCCGACAGCCGTCAGGCCGCTCAAGGCGAATGTAACGGTAAAGATGATGACTAAAAGTTTATGATTTCTTCTCATGTGATAACCTCCTTAACATGAAATTATGGAATCCGGTCTACAACTACCTGCTCATTGGCTCTGGGATCCGCAGCATCCAGGTCTTCCCGTGTGAGGAACAGACTCCGGTTGCCATGGCAGGCGCCGCAGGTGCGATTTTGCGGCGTCACCCGCTGAATGTTGTGTGGAGCTGCCGTCTTCCAATTTGGATAATCGTCGAAAAATGGCAATAAGTTCTGGCCAAAGTAATCGAATGTATTTCTGGCGATAGGATTGTGGCGCACAGGCACATAAGTGTAGGGATAGCCCGGCACCGTGTTGCGTCCGATCTTAAACAGCACGAGCTTTTGCTGCGGGATGCGGCGATACTTCCCTTGCGCATCTACGAAACTGTGGCACGTGAAGCAATTGTTGTACGCCACCGCGTGGCACACCTGACAACTGACCGTTTGATGTTTGGGAATCAGGTGGGCCATTACACGTGATGTAGCATCTGGCAAGGCGCGATGGCAGTCGGTGCACTTAGGTAAGCCTTGCACCTGCCAGCGGCTTTGATACTGGATGCCGTCGCCATGAAACGCTTCTTTATGACAGGCCAGGCAATCCATGCCCTTGGTGAAGTGCACATCGGCCGGTAATCCCTCTTTCACTGTTCCGAGATATTCAGCGCCGGCGCGCGTGCCGTGGCAGGCTGCGCACGTCTCTTTCATCGGCGGTTTCTTGAAGAATGTATGGCCTTGAATCAAGCCCCCGCCGACGCCTTGCGGGATGCTGACGTGACAATCACCGCATCCGGCATGGCATTTGTTGCAATCCATCGTTCGCATCGCGTGCAGCCGATCGAAATTCTGCTGCCCAGCCCTGAGCAACAACGCCTGATCCTGACCGGCCAGCGTCTTGTGCAAACTGGTTTGGTGGCTCGCCACCGTCGCCGCATGGCATGCGCGGCAACTAGCGGTCGGTTCGATCATCCCTTGATGCGCCGCCCGCATATCCGCCGCCGTGGCTGCTCCTGTTGCTGCATTGCCGCCGTGACAGCTCGTGCAACTGAGTCGGCCATGCACAGAACTCAGAAATGTGCGGCTGACGAAGAAATTGAGAAAATAAGGGCGATCCGGCGCGGCGCCACAGCCGCCACCTTCTTCTTCTGGCGGCTGCGCCAGCGACAATAATCGCCCAGAGTTACTATGACAATCGAAGCAAGAATTGGCTTGTGAGCTACTACTGCCTTCTGCCTTGAACGATGCACTCCTTTCCACATTCATGAGAATGAAAAGGGCCAACAGGCAGAGGCTCGTCACAATCACTTTCATGCTTCGGGCGATTGGTTGTTGTTTGTGCATACTCACCTCCTGCGGCCATGGCTGCGAGACTGCGCGCGGGGGCAACAGACGATCTACCCGCGTGCCACGTCACGCGCAGCCTCATTCACTAACCTCCGGCAGCTCGGCGAGCAGTCGCTGCAGCTTGCAACGCGAACTCTTTGGCCGCCGTCAGCACACGTTGAGCCTCCCGCGAATTGTGGAAGCCCGTGCTGTTTTCGGCGGCAATGAAGTCCCAGCGGATTTGCGCCTTGCGGTGGAGCGCACGCGCCTCAGCGAGCGCTTGCTCGTTCACGCCGGGCGTATCGGCTGCCGACTTGATGGCCTGAATCGCATTAACCAATGCCACCTCTGCCTCCTCAAGTAACCGAGCCGTTGTGTCTTGAATCGCCTCCACTCGCGCCCGCAACCGAGCTGTGTCGCGGCCATGGCAGCGTGAACAGCTTTGCTCCATATGCTTGAGCGGACTTGTCCACCAGTGCGACGTGATCCGCTTGTCTGACTGGAACGGCATGTGACAGTCGGCGCACGCCAAGCCCAGTTGAAAGTGCGGACTGTCGGCGGTGAACAGTTCGTACTCAGGATGCTGAATCTTGATGATGTTGGCGCCAGAAATCGCGTGCACGAAGTCTCGGAATCCGATCTCGTCGTAGAAACTTTCGATCTCTTCGATCTTCGTGCCTTTGGCCCACGGGAAGACCAGATAGCGATCAGGCCCACGGAAGTAGTACTCCACGTGGCACTGCGCACAGACCAGCAATCGCATCTGATCGCGCGTGAGCCGATTGATGTCCACGCCTTGCTGCTGGAGCGCCTCGCGGAGCGCCGGTCGGCTGATACGTAGCGCCATCGTCTGTGAGTCATGACAGTCGGCGCACGCGACAGGGTGCTTGGCTTGCTCGGCCATGTCATAAAATGGCGTCCGGTAAAATTCCGCCGGCCCGCCCTTCTCCATGATCAAGCGAGGAACAGCGGCGCTCTTGCAGGTCATGCACGTGCCGGGCTTTGCGTTGCCGAGCCGACGTGTCATCATGGCGTCGGTCAGGCTGTAGAAGTGCCCACGCTCCTCCTTGTAATCAATCGAGAACGGATTGCCGGCGAAGATCGTCAGCAAGCGCGGGTTCTTTTCCAGCTTATCAAACGGCACCGAGCCGCCATGTTTGGTCGGCTCCATTTCTTGTGTTTTCAGATAGCTCTCATAATGGAGCGGAAAAAACTGCCCCCAGACGGCCGGGTCTGGCTCGTCCGGCGCAATGAATTGCGTCGGCGAGGCCGCGAAATCAGCCGAGAAGCCCAGCACTAATGCAATGAATCCAACCACGATCCCGATTTTCAATTCTCTTCTTCTCACGTGTGTCACCTCCTGAAAATCCTTGGAAGCGCCCGCGTCCGGCGTACTCACTCTGGTGAGGCCCACTGAAAGCGGGCGCTCCTAGGTTTATCTCATTCGCGGCAAACGTCCATTCATGAGCGATTCCCTCGTGGACTACCGCAGCGCGTTGATGGTTGAGACCAGTACCTGCCGGGTGAAGCTGGGATTGTGCACGCCTTTGGTGCCATCATGCTTGATGAGCAGATAGTTCCACCCTGCGCGCACAACCGGATCAGATGTGGCGAAGACCCGATCCCCACCAGGGGCAACCCGAATATCGCCTATTTGAGTATAAACATCACGTCCATCAGCCAGCCGGAACTGGAAGCTGATCTGTCCGCCGATGCTCAGAATGTCAGCCAGGCTGGAGATTTGCCGCCCATCCAGAGCAAAGTTATCGGTGAATCGGCCTGTGGCCGGATCATAAGCGCGCACAACAGCGATTCGATCACGCACGGCTAACACACGCCGTTCGATGGCCGTCTTCAGTTGCGCGAATAACCCCTCAATTGGCCTTTGCACAAACTCCTTGGTCATCGCCGGGCCGTGGCACCGCGCGCAGGAATCGTCAGCGGTTCGGAACGTGTGTCCTTCCTTGCCCAACGTGTAATGGCAGGTGACGCAGCTATCGCCGGTGAACACCGCATGGGCTGAAGCGCCGTTCAGTGTGTCGTTCACAAAGAAGACGTTCTTCCCCATCAGCACATCAGCTTCAGCAGCCTGATGCGGGGCCGTGTAACGACCAGCGTCGGCAGCATCCCATTGGATACGGCCATTGCGCGTGTTATGACAGGTGATGCAGAGCGCCCCTTGGCCAACGCCTACTGCCTCAAAGCCAGCCGGCAGCATCGGCGTGTCATTTTGCACCCGCAGCGCAAAGCCGGCTCCATGACAAGCCGTGCAGGTGATCGGCTGGACCAGGTCCCGCGTCAGCCCCAGACTGGTCAGGTAGGCCACGTCAGCCGGCGTGCCATCGGGCTTCTTCAACACACCAGAATCGCCCGCAAAAAGTTGTGGCAGCCAAGCGACAAACCCTTGCTGACTGTGGCAGCGACCGCAGTGGTTGGCCCCCGCTCCTCGGGCTTCAACAGTAGCGACTTCCAAGGCCCTGGCGCGATCAGCGTGCTTGCTTCGTGACCACTCGGCAAAGGGATTGCCTTGGAAGGTGTCCGCCTCAATGCTGCTGCCTAGCAACAACAGACCGAATAAAAATAAGCTTGTGTATTTTGCCCATCTAATCACTTTCATTTCCACCTCCTTTTGCTTTCGAACCGATTCAGATGAAAGCCATCTTTTTGATCCTTCTCGTGGTTGCTAGTCGAGATGCTGACGCATCCCGGATTCGGCACGCAGAATTGAGACGGCCAAAGGCGGACTGCGGAAAATCATCTGACCAGGCGAACTGACCGACAGGATCAACACCGCACTGGACACATTGCCAAACCAATAGGCGGATGACGAGCTGGTATGAGGCGTGACAGAGCAAGCTGAGGCCCAACTCCGGCGGCATGGCAACGTGTCCTTGGAGTTTCGCATTGGCGCTCGGAGGCCAAATTGCCGTCGTTGCGCGAGCATCTGGTTGGTGATTTCACGCTCCAGAGCGGCGTTGTTCGCTGGCCACGAGTCGGGAGTCAGCAGAGCAGCACCACCTGGCTCGCTGCCAAAAATCCAAGGCGGGTTCAGCCTTGCCGCCGTCTTCCACCAGGTTTTTTCACCGCTCGTTGTTCCCATGAAAACCTCACATCAGACGACCACAACTTGCAGGTAAATAGCGCAATCACTGTGCCAAACTAAGCTGCCGGCCACCGTGTCGTAAGTGGTATTGAAACTAAATGGGTTAAGATGTCTCTCCGAGTGATGAGCCGAGTGCTGACATTAAAATGGGTTGTTTGCTGTGGGGTATTTACTCAATGCTGCGCAATAATGCGCGTTTCCAGTGCCCAGCCCACGATGACCCATGTTGGCGTTGATCACCGCGATGGTGGACTACGGATTCGGTAAATGGCCGAGGTTCCGGTTGAATTATCTTCTCATCGTGATCCCACTATCCAGATTTGTCACCGAAGAGGACCTTTTGGTTCCGCCTAAATTGTATTCTCATCGGTGAGCCCGACGGCCTTCGCCAGCCGGTCCATGATGGCTCGGCCCAGCCCCACCTCCGGCACTGGTTCGGCGTAGATCACGTCCAGCCCTGCCCGATCCAATCTGTGCAGGCAGGCAAACAAGTTGACCGCCGCTTCCTTCAAATCACCAACTGGTGAAAGCACTTCTATTCTCGCGTAAGCAATGTTCTCTGGCGGGCGCTGAAACGCCAGAAGCCCCACTCTTTTTCCTTGGGGAATGTAGGGATTGTCGCCTCTCAGGATTCGAATCGGTGTTCGAGGCGAATAGTGACGCGGTAATTGCCCTGGCGCTTGGGGCCTGGCGGGATCAATGGTAGATATGGTGACTTTTCCTATGATCTGCTCAATCTGTTCAAGTGGTAATCCACCCGGCCTGAGAAGCACGGCCACTGGTTCACTCAAGCTGATGATGGTTGATTCAACGCCAACCTGGCATGGCCCGCCGTCCAGGATCATGTCCACCTTCTCGCCGAGTTGTTCCTTGACATGCTCAGCGGTTGTGGGACTCAAGTATCCAAACGGATTGGCGCTCGGAGCCGCCACCGGTGTGCCCGCTGCTCGAATCAGGTCTAATGCTACCGGATGAGCGGGCATTCGCAGTGCCACCGTCGGCAGCCCGGCTGTCACAATCTCCGGCACGCTCTCGGATTTCGGGAGTACCAATGTCAATGGTCCAGGCCAAAACCGATCTATCAACTTTTGCGCCCGTTCATCGTCCGAGGCGCACAACTGCTCCATTGAAGAAGCGTCAGCAATATGGACAATCAACGGATCGAATCGGGGACGATTCTTGACCTCGAAGATTTTGGCCACAGCCAAGGGATTGAGCGCATCGGCGCCCAGTCCATAGACCGTCTCGGTGGGAAAGGCCACCAGTCTGCCAGCCCGGATCAGCGTCGCCGCCTCCTGAATGGCTGATGAAGTCGCACCAACAAGTTTCATGACCCGATTGTATTTCTCATGACTGCTTGCCGTCCAGTGTCGCCAGCATCGGCTCGCTTTGCGCCTCATGGGTCTTTTGGATTAACATTGCAACTCGCTCGATCCGAAAAATGAAAAAGGACGGAAATCAACGTGTGTTTCGGGGGCTATCTTCACAGGGGTTGTTCATGTCGCTGGTCGCGACGCCCCGAAACGAGCAAAGACAATCACAGATTCACTGATTGACTGGTTGTGAACCTGTTGATCAGTGAATCTGATGCCTGCATCTTCTCAAGGAGGCATTATGGTCAAACAACACCGAGGCAAAAAAGAGGATTATCGCATGCGCACTCATCTGATTCACGGAAACTTCGAGAGCAAGCGCTGGGATTTTGATCATCACATTATTCCCCCGATGTCGGCTTCATCCGCCTATCGGCTTGGTTCGGTTCATCGGGGCGCTCAAGGGTTCGTTGAGTTCGCCTCAGAAGAAGCCGAGCTGAGCGGGCACATGCCGATCTATATTTATGATCGGTTGGATGAACCGACGCGCGGCCTGCTGGAAGAGAATCTGGCGTATGCTGAAGGCGGTGAGACGGCTGTGTGTTTTGCCACCGGAATGGCTGCCATCAGCGCCGCCATTGGCGTGACGACAAAAGCTGGCGATGAGATCGTTGCTCACCACATTTTGTATGGGTGCACGTACAGCTTGTTCACGAATTGGTTGCCACGCTGTGGCATTCAGGTCAGATTTGCTGACCTGACAAAGGTGGAGAGCTTTTCGCAGGCAGTGACAGATCGAACTCGCGTGGTCTATTTCGAGACGCCGGTGAACCCCACAATGGAGCTAATTGATATTGCTCAAGTCAGGCGCTGGAGCGATGAAATAAAGGCCCGTTATCCACACAGGGAACGATTGATCATGATCGTTGACAACACATTCGCCACGCCGTACTGCCAGCGCCCCCTTGCACTGGGGGCTGATCTGGTCGTGCAAAGCTTGACCAAGAACATTGGCGGATTTGGCACTGATATGGGTGGCGCTGTTATTGGTCCACTCCACTATCATGGCCCGTTGCTCATGTACCGTAAGGATTTTGGCGGCGTGCTCTCGCCCAAGAACGCGTGGCCTATTCTGGTGTATGGTTTGCCGACGCTGGCGACTCGAATGGTGAATCAGCAAAAAAGCGCCCTGCGAATTGCTCAGTTTCTGGAGCGACATCCGAAGGTCGCTCGCGTGTCGTATCCTGGACTGGAATCATTTCCGCAGTATGAATTAGCTCGGCGGCAGATGGTCAGTTATGATGGCAAGTTTGCTCCCGGCTCGATGATCTATTTTGTTTTGAAGGGCGACGAAAAAACCGCTAATGAAGCTGCTGAGCGGTTCATTGACTACATCGCCACCTACGCTTACAGCATCACGTTGGCCGTCAGCTTGGGGCAAATCCGAACCTTGATCGAAGAGCCTTACTCCATGACGCACTCTGCCTTGCCTGATGAGGTGAAGCGTCAGAGAGGGCTTGAGCCCGGCGCAATTCGCCTCTCGGTCGGCTTGGAAGATTGGCATGACATCATTGAGGACCTGCGCGTCGCTTTTGAGCACGTCTGAGGTTTAGCTGCTGAGAACGCCGAGAGTTCACAGAGGTTTTCCTGTTTCTCGTTGCTCTGCGTTCTCGGCGAGTTCTGTTCGGGCAGACCGAGCAGATTGGCCGATTGCCCGGAAGGCAACACGTGCTGTACCATCAGGCTGCCGATCAAGCTGAATGAAGATGGTCAAGGTCGCAAGCTCTCACAGGTTGCCTTAGTGGTTTTTCTGGTCACTAAGGCGCGAAGGCACCAAGGCTCAGCGAGCGAAAGACAGTGTATTTTTCTGTTTCTTTGAGTCTTCGTGGCCTCTCTCTTTTTTCGACTTTTTAGACAAGCTCTCAGCACAAGCTCTCAGCCGATGACTGCCTGCACACACTTCCAGTCACGGAGAGGCTCCTGATTTCAGGAGTAAGGTCGTAGGGCGAAAGTCCGGGGCTCTCGCCGCAGCAAGAGCCCGAACTTTCGCCCGCGGCTTAGAAGTTATACCTCACCGTGAAGATCATGCTTCGACCGCCCGGCGTTGCTCCTGTCAGTCCCAAGTGAGACCAACCCAGGTTCAAATCCGGTTGCGTCGGTCCCAGCAGCGTGGTTTCCGACAGGAAGTTGGGCGGCGGGTAAATGAACTGACGGTGGTTAAACACATTGAAGAGCTCCCACCGCGCTTGCAGGTTGTGACTCTCAGTGATGCGGATCTCTTTGACCAGCGCCACATCGAAGTTGTTCACCTCGTCGGTGCGGAACCGGTTGCGTCCGGCATTGCCGACAATGCCCGAATTGGTGCCGGGAACGATCCAGTAGGCATTCGGGTTGATCGGTCGGCCGTCAGCACCGGTGCCTGTGACCAGGTTCCGGTCGCCCGTCGGATTGATCGAGACGCGCTGCGAGAAGGCAATCGTCGTAATCTGACCGGGCAGGATGCCCAGCGCATTGTTGTTGTTGAAGACCGAGTAAGGCGTCCCGGATTGGAATGTGGTGATGCCAGACAGCCTCCAACCCGCAAGCGTATGCTTCAGGAGGCGATGCTCACCCTTGTAGCCAGGGACATCCCAGACGTAGTTAATAACCAACCGATGCGGACGATCATAGATCGAGCGACCACGATCGAGCCGCGCGTCCAGAGGATTCGCCGGCAGCGTTTGCGCCAGCCATGCGCCCAGAATGTCGTCGCTGGTGCTGATGTAGCTGGAGTAGGTGTAGGCTGCGCCAAACTGCACGCCCTGGCTGAGCCGCTTGTCCACCGACGCTTGCAGCGAGTGATACCAGGACTGCGCATGACCATCGCCGACCAAGATGGACCCGCGCGTCGGATCGCGCATGAGCACCGCCGCGCCGCCTCGCGTTGTTGCCTGCAAGAACGGGATCACGCTTTGGTAGACCGAAGGATTCCGATCTACTGCCGCGCGGAAGAAACCAATGTTGGTCTCGTACTCACGCACGAGCTTCAGCGCTCGCGTGCCAACGTAACCGATGTTGAGCACGTAGTCGTTGAGGAATTGCCGTTGGATGGTCAAGCTATACTGATTCGTGTATGGCTGGCTCACCCGCTTGTCGAGCGAGAAGTAGCGATACGGCAGCAGGTTTGGATTGCCGCCCAAGCGCACGAAATCTTGCGGCGTCGGAGGTGATGGCCAGTTGCTTCGCAGGAAGAGCCGCTGGCCTGAGATTGGCCCCTGCGCCACTTGCACGCCGCGCGGGAAGTTGCGCGAGGTGTTGAGCAAAATGTTCTGGAAGATCTGATCGTACGTGAGCGAGTAGCCGCCTCGAATGACCAGCTTATCGCCGCCGGTCAGCCACCCCAGCCATCCATTGGGTTCGGTCCTGGGATTCCAAGCGAAGCCCAGTCGCGGACCCCAGTTGTTGATGTCCGGCTTGGCGTTGGAGAAGAAGTTAAACGGCGTTCCTGTATACTCGTATCGCACTCCTAAGTTGAGGGTCAGCGTCGGACGGATGCGAAAGTCATCCTGAAAGTACGCGCCCAGTTCGGTCAAGCGGCTGGGCACGTAGGCTTCACCTGCGTACTGATTGAACGTGGCGTTTTCATCCCGCAAGAAGGCGCGCAGGCTGGGATAGGTGACTTGTCCATCCACAATAGGAGCAAAGAACGAGTTCAACTGCACGCGGCGAATGTCCACACCTGTACGCAGCGAATGCCGACCCACATTGAAGGTCAACTTGTCAGCGTACTGGTAAATGTTATCGGTGCGGAACTGTGGGAAGTTAATGTTACCCAGACCAAAGGCCCCGCCTACTCCACCAACCGAGAACGCGCCAAATCGGCGAACGGTGTCACCCAGCGGGAACGTGATCGCCCGCCGGTTATAGGAGAAGCGGAATTCGTTCACCATGCGTGGCGAGAAGACGTGCGTGTGGACGAGCGTCAGCCCTTGATTACGCACGGCCGTGCCAATCTCCTGGCCACGCAGTGACGTCGGCAGGCCCGGATCCTCGCTGTCGTCAAAGAGGTAACGTCCGGTGATGACGTCATTGTTGCCAAGGCGATGATCAAGTCGAGCCAAGAAACGATGAAAGTCGGTATCGTATTTGAGCGTTTCCACAGCGCCTCGGTTAAACCGCGCAAACGGGATCAGCAGAGCAGGCTGACCAGCCGCCGCGACGTTAACATTGAAGCGGGTGGAAAAGTCATTGGCCACTGGGAAGGTGTTGGCCAGGAAATCAATCGCTTCCGGCCGGAACCCTTGCCCAGCAGCGTTGGCTCGAATCAGATCAAGACCTTCGCGAGTGATAGCATTACGAGCGGCTGCACCAATCGTGCTGCGCAGTAGGTTGAAATCATACGAGCCGAAGAAAAACGTCTTGTCCTTGCGCGCTGGGCCGCCCAGCGTGAATCCGCCCAGGTTTCTCACTTCGGGATTCTTCGCCGCGCGCAGCGCTTGATGCTTGGTCAAGCCGCTTTCCAAACCGCCCCGATAAACGCGCTCTTGATGCAGCGTCAAGGCATCCAGCCCGTTGCCTGCCCACGTCCAGTGCACCGTGCCGTGGTATTCGTTCGTTCCGGACCGAGTGATGACATTGACGACGGCGCCCGAATTACGACCTTGCTCAGCATTGAAGTTGTTGGTCACGATTTGGAACTCAGCGATCGCTTCGGGCGGAACTGTCTGCCTCGGGATGGAGAGCGAGTCGTCATTGTTGTTGGCTCCATCGAGGTTGAAATTGTTGGAGCGCGAACGGCCGCCGCTGGTGGCAAATCCCGCTCCAGGCATGCCCGGCACATTCGGCACGGTGCCCGGCGCCAGCAGCGCCAAACCCGTCAGCGTATTGCGTCCGGGCAGCTCAAACACACGCCGGGATTCCACAGACTTGGCGACACGTGCCTCCGTTCGATCAAGCACCTCGGCGCCTGCCGCCACCACTTCTACAATCTCAGTAATATCGCCGACCTCCAGTCGAATATCCACACGCGTGATAGCGACAGCCCGCACTGCGACCTGCTGTCGGACTTCTTTCCTGAAGCCGGCCGATTGAACAGTGATAGAATAATTCTCCCCGACTGGGAGCGAATCGAAGCGATAGAACCCGGTCTCATCGGTGGTCAGCTCGCGAGTTAAACCGGTCTCCTCGTTTTTAACTGTTACGGTGGCTCCCGAAACTGGGTCGCCTCGAGGATCGGTGATGACCCCAGCAATCGAACCTAAGATAGTTTGAGCAGAAGCCATCCCAACGCTCCCAGCGATGAACAAACTAATTGCGATCGTTGTGAGTGCTATTTTTTTCATAGCCTCCTCCATTGTGAAACTTCAGATTGTTTGGGAAAGCGGAACCTCTACGGCACGGAGCCTCATCCTCATCGTTACCGTGCGTAGAGACGCACACAACTTTGGATTTAGTGACGATGCGGATTTAGGTCAGAGTAGGCGGGCTGCGGAAGACCATCTGACCTGGGAAACTAACCAACAGCGTCAACCACGAGATCGGAGGATGATGAAAACGACGGGTTAATACTGTCTCGGTCCCAGGGAGAGTGAGACTGACTAAGGACCGAGGCAGGTGGTGACTCCCGCTGCCCTTGGATCGAGTATTCGAGACTTGCCAGGTAAAAGCTCCCGACGAAGCTGATCTCGAATGAGCAGCGCCTTCATCTTTATGATTTGAGTTGTTCTGGTGGAAGGCTCGTAAAGAATGAGCCAGGGAAGGCCCTATCACATAGAAGAAGCTGAGGGCCAATAGCAAACCTAAAGGCCTCATCATCTGTCGCCTGGTTTTTTTACCGGTAGAACACATGATGATAGCCTCACACTCAAATTTGCTTGCCTAATTTACAATGTTGATATAGACTCTGTCAAGCATGGTGCGGCTGCGGGACAGCAAAGCAGGAAAAGACGAATTGAAGCGAGCATTG from Blastocatellia bacterium carries:
- a CDS encoding L-threonylcarbamoyladenylate synthase — translated: MKLVGATSSAIQEAATLIRAGRLVAFPTETVYGLGADALNPLAVAKIFEVKNRPRFDPLIVHIADASSMEQLCASDDERAQKLIDRFWPGPLTLVLPKSESVPEIVTAGLPTVALRMPAHPVALDLIRAAGTPVAAPSANPFGYLSPTTAEHVKEQLGEKVDMILDGGPCQVGVESTIISLSEPVAVLLRPGGLPLEQIEQIIGKVTISTIDPARPQAPGQLPRHYSPRTPIRILRGDNPYIPQGKRVGLLAFQRPPENIAYARIEVLSPVGDLKEAAVNLFACLHRLDRAGLDVIYAEPVPEVGLGRAIMDRLAKAVGLTDENTI
- a CDS encoding rhodanese-like domain-containing protein, coding for MRRNHKLLVIIFTVTFALSGLTAVGQSQNIAPFQKQFISLWDETLTQLVPVRWGSISPSEVNAMIVAGVPFFLLDVRTTAEFQAERIAGAVNIPIDQLPARLHELPADREAPIVVYCKVGHRGALGFSLIRQWGYVNVRGMVGGIDAWKAARFPTDTTPVTVTPPQPQTRVLPPCDKQFLTLWDDMLTQVKPVRWGSITIAETNAMLLGNVPFLALDVRTPAEFATGRIPGAVNIPLDQLPSRLRELPADPETIIVVYCKAGHRSVMGFALLRQFGYVNVTSMVGGMDAWRAAGYPIEQ
- a CDS encoding aminotransferase class I/II-fold pyridoxal phosphate-dependent enzyme encodes the protein MVKQHRGKKEDYRMRTHLIHGNFESKRWDFDHHIIPPMSASSAYRLGSVHRGAQGFVEFASEEAELSGHMPIYIYDRLDEPTRGLLEENLAYAEGGETAVCFATGMAAISAAIGVTTKAGDEIVAHHILYGCTYSLFTNWLPRCGIQVRFADLTKVESFSQAVTDRTRVVYFETPVNPTMELIDIAQVRRWSDEIKARYPHRERLIMIVDNTFATPYCQRPLALGADLVVQSLTKNIGGFGTDMGGAVIGPLHYHGPLLMYRKDFGGVLSPKNAWPILVYGLPTLATRMVNQQKSALRIAQFLERHPKVARVSYPGLESFPQYELARRQMVSYDGKFAPGSMIYFVLKGDEKTANEAAERFIDYIATYAYSITLAVSLGQIRTLIEEPYSMTHSALPDEVKRQRGLEPGAIRLSVGLEDWHDIIEDLRVAFEHV
- a CDS encoding ammonia-forming cytochrome c nitrite reductase subunit c552; its protein translation is MRRRELKIGIVVGFIALVLGFSADFAASPTQFIAPDEPDPAVWGQFFPLHYESYLKTQEMEPTKHGGSVPFDKLEKNPRLLTIFAGNPFSIDYKEERGHFYSLTDAMMTRRLGNAKPGTCMTCKSAAVPRLIMEKGGPAEFYRTPFYDMAEQAKHPVACADCHDSQTMALRISRPALREALQQQGVDINRLTRDQMRLLVCAQCHVEYYFRGPDRYLVFPWAKGTKIEEIESFYDEIGFRDFVHAISGANIIKIQHPEYELFTADSPHFQLGLACADCHMPFQSDKRITSHWWTSPLKHMEQSCSRCHGRDTARLRARVEAIQDTTARLLEEAEVALVNAIQAIKSAADTPGVNEQALAEARALHRKAQIRWDFIAAENSTGFHNSREAQRVLTAAKEFALQAAATARRAAGG
- a CDS encoding TonB-dependent receptor; this encodes MKKIALTTIAISLFIAGSVGMASAQTILGSIAGVITDPRGDPVSGATVTVKNEETGLTRELTTDETGFYRFDSLPVGENYSITVQSAGFRKEVRQQVAVRAVAITRVDIRLEVGDITEIVEVVAAGAEVLDRTEARVAKSVESRRVFELPGRNTLTGLALLAPGTVPNVPGMPGAGFATSGGRSRSNNFNLDGANNNDDSLSIPRQTVPPEAIAEFQIVTNNFNAEQGRNSGAVVNVITRSGTNEYHGTVHWTWAGNGLDALTLHQERVYRGGLESGLTKHQALRAAKNPEVRNLGGFTLGGPARKDKTFFFGSYDFNLLRSTIGAAARNAITREGLDLIRANAAGQGFRPEAIDFLANTFPVANDFSTRFNVNVAAAGQPALLIPFARFNRGAVETLKYDTDFHRFLARLDHRLGNNDVITGRYLFDDSEDPGLPTSLRGQEIGTAVRNQGLTLVHTHVFSPRMVNEFRFSYNRRAITFPLGDTVRRFGAFSVGGVGGAFGLGNINFPQFRTDNIYQYADKLTFNVGRHSLRTGVDIRRVQLNSFFAPIVDGQVTYPSLRAFLRDENATFNQYAGEAYVPSRLTELGAYFQDDFRIRPTLTLNLGVRYEYTGTPFNFFSNAKPDINNWGPRLGFAWNPRTEPNGWLGWLTGGDKLVIRGGYSLTYDQIFQNILLNTSRNFPRGVQVAQGPISGQRLFLRSNWPSPPTPQDFVRLGGNPNLLPYRYFSLDKRVSQPYTNQYSLTIQRQFLNDYVLNIGYVGTRALKLVREYETNIGFFRAAVDRNPSVYQSVIPFLQATTRGGAAVLMRDPTRGSILVGDGHAQSWYHSLQASVDKRLSQGVQFGAAYTYSSYISTSDDILGAWLAQTLPANPLDARLDRGRSIYDRPHRLVINYVWDVPGYKGEHRLLKHTLAGWRLSGITTFQSGTPYSVFNNNNALGILPGQITTIAFSQRVSINPTGDRNLVTGTGADGRPINPNAYWIVPGTNSGIVGNAGRNRFRTDEVNNFDVALVKEIRITESHNLQARWELFNVFNHRQFIYPPPNFLSETTLLGPTQPDLNLGWSHLGLTGATPGGRSMIFTVRYNF